In Natronogracilivirga saccharolytica, the following are encoded in one genomic region:
- the rffA gene encoding dTDP-4-amino-4,6-dideoxygalactose transaminase, which produces MTDSRNSDYIPFNRIYRTNEEYKAIVQALDSECWHGDGPASRRVESRLRDWTGSKHVFLTTSCTHALEMAMMALEIERGDEVIMPSFTFVSTANAVRMRGGTPVFAEIRESDLTLDPADTAGKITSSTKAIIPVHYAGVSADFAALRELISGSTIKIVEDAAQGVDAYWQDKALGTIGDIGCYSFHDTKNITCGEGGAFLTQDEELARKAEWIREKGTNRTAFLRGETDKYTWVSPGSSYIPSDLLAALLEAQLNKKDIIRKHRSTVWNAYFSELKEIEDKGMIRLPRIPDYARSNYHIFHFITSETEDQSPLLKKLRDEGIEASFHYIPLHNAPYARKELGLSASLPVTERVAASLIRLPVYPALASKAENIAGRVRDVIKDYYKSKKSVKA; this is translated from the coding sequence ATGACCGATTCCCGGAATTCAGATTATATTCCTTTCAACAGGATTTACAGAACAAACGAAGAGTACAAGGCCATAGTGCAGGCGCTCGACAGCGAGTGCTGGCATGGCGACGGGCCTGCGAGCCGGCGTGTGGAATCCCGGCTCAGAGACTGGACCGGATCGAAGCACGTTTTTTTGACCACATCCTGCACGCATGCGCTTGAAATGGCTATGATGGCGCTGGAGATAGAACGCGGGGATGAGGTGATCATGCCGTCATTCACCTTTGTATCAACAGCAAATGCCGTCCGGATGCGGGGCGGAACTCCGGTCTTTGCTGAAATCAGGGAGTCGGACCTTACACTGGATCCGGCGGATACAGCCGGGAAAATCACCTCCTCCACCAAAGCAATTATTCCGGTTCACTACGCAGGTGTTTCAGCTGATTTTGCAGCGTTGCGGGAGCTGATATCAGGAAGCACCATAAAAATTGTGGAAGATGCCGCACAGGGTGTTGATGCGTACTGGCAGGACAAGGCGCTGGGCACCATCGGGGATATCGGGTGTTACAGTTTCCATGACACCAAGAATATAACCTGCGGTGAAGGGGGCGCTTTTCTGACCCAGGATGAGGAGCTGGCCCGCAAGGCGGAATGGATCCGTGAAAAAGGTACAAACCGGACTGCTTTCCTGCGCGGTGAAACAGACAAGTATACATGGGTGAGTCCGGGAAGCAGCTACATCCCATCCGATCTCCTTGCCGCCCTGCTTGAGGCCCAGCTGAATAAAAAGGATATCATACGGAAACACCGGAGTACGGTCTGGAATGCCTACTTTTCTGAGCTTAAGGAGATTGAGGATAAGGGGATGATCCGGCTGCCCCGGATTCCGGACTATGCCAGAAGCAACTATCATATTTTTCACTTCATAACTTCGGAAACGGAGGACCAGTCCCCCTTGCTCAAAAAGCTAAGGGATGAAGGCATCGAAGCGTCGTTTCATTATATCCCGCTGCACAACGCCCCATATGCGCGCAAAGAACTGGGTTTGTCGGCCAGCCTTCCTGTCACAGAACGAGTGGCAGCATCACTGATCCGGCTTCCCGTTTATCCCGCTCTGGCATCTAAAGCTGAAAATATTGCAGGAAGAGTGCGTGATGTCATAAAAGATTATTACAAATCAAAAAAGAGCGTGAAGGCATGA